GCTATTGCTATTGCACGAAAGGCCACCGACATTCCTGTGAGTATTGACACTCTTGATCCGGTACTTATCAGAGAAGCCCTAAGTTGCAATATTGACATGGTGCTCAGTCTTGATAGCAGCAACATTGCAGAGATTGCATCTGAAATTGCCGCACGGGAAATCCCGGCAGTTGTGATACCTGATCAGGGCGGAGGTTTTGAAAGCCTCATGAACAATATGGAACTTGCCAAAAGTGCAGGTGTTAAGAAATTAATTGCTGATCCGGTTCTTGATCCCATAGGTCATGGAATTGCCGGTTCCATTGTAAGATACATGGAATTCCACGAAAAAAATCCTGAAATCCCTGTTTTTTATGGAATAGGCAACGTCACCGAACTCATAGATGTTGATTCTACAGGTGTTAACGCTACACTTTGTGGAATCGGTGCAGATGTAGGAGCAAGTATCCTTTTCACTCCTGAATACAGTAACAAAACCCAGGGTTCCATAAGTGAGCTCAAAAGAGCATCCCAGATGATGGTGCTGGCAAAAGAACGTGAAAGTTCTCCTAAGGACCTGGGAATTGACCTGATAGAGATCAAAGAGAAAAGAAGACGTACGGACTCTACATTGCCGGAAACCTTTGTCAGCGCAGAAAAAAACAGGATGTGGACTGTTGATCCAAAAGGCAGCATCAGGATAAGCATAATTCCTGACCGTTTTGGGATGAAAGACGGGAGCATACTTGCAGAACATGACAGTGTTTCTATTGTCGGAAAGACTGCCAGGGAAATCATGGATACTATTCTTAAAATGGAACTGGTATCAAGGATGGAACATGCTGCTTATCTGGGACAGGAACTCAAAAAAGCGGAACTCGCCCTGAAGCTGGGGAGAAGTTATGCTCAGGATGACGAATTTTAGGGCAAGTAGAAATTCTTCGATGATAATATATAAATTTTGTAAACTGATTTATCGTAAGTCATGAATAACTGTTATGATCCCGAAGGGTCCGGCGGAGCCGGCGTTTTCCAACAAAAAGAAACAAAATAATCTCCAAATCCCTATACCTTCTTCTCAGGATTTCTATAGAAGTTT
Above is a window of uncultured Methanolobus sp. DNA encoding:
- a CDS encoding dihydropteroate synthase-like protein; this encodes MKILVATGRLAEQTVRNAVGDRADIIVADTQIAAFITPLKLLAAIREQVPVFDYNLIFIPGLVSGNFEKAEQELGCKIRLGPKHAYDLFFVLPFTETMEFSTEVPACELLANVRRAMAIEKIEELENASNSPLELHGMKIGGNSRMKVLAEVVDATGLDPEALELRIRSFEMKGADMIDLGASLHATPDNVKRAIAIARKATDIPVSIDTLDPVLIREALSCNIDMVLSLDSSNIAEIASEIAAREIPAVVIPDQGGGFESLMNNMELAKSAGVKKLIADPVLDPIGHGIAGSIVRYMEFHEKNPEIPVFYGIGNVTELIDVDSTGVNATLCGIGADVGASILFTPEYSNKTQGSISELKRASQMMVLAKERESSPKDLGIDLIEIKEKRRRTDSTLPETFVSAEKNRMWTVDPKGSIRISIIPDRFGMKDGSILAEHDSVSIVGKTAREIMDTILKMELVSRMEHAAYLGQELKKAELALKLGRSYAQDDEF